Within Oribacterium sp. oral taxon 102, the genomic segment TGAAGAGATCGACATCCCGCGCCATTTCCGCAATGATCGGCACCGGTCTGCTGTCCGTACAATAGCAGACCGAGATTCCGCGCCGCTCTGCTCCCATTACCATGTCCGGCGTATAAACATTTCCCTTATCCGTGACCGTTTCTCCATGCTGCAAACGGTTCCAGCAGTACACCGGGATCCCCTGTGCCCTTGCCCGTTCCGCATCGAAGAGCCCCAGCCGTCGAATGGAGACTCTATACCCATAACAGATAATCTTGTGATTCAGCTTAAATGCATCAATGATATAGGGCCCCAGCATAAAGCGTTCTGTCGGCTCCGTAAACTCATGATAAAGAATAGGGAAAGGAAGCTCCGGTGCGATCACACGAAGCCCGTCCACCACTCTCCGAAGTCCCTTCGGTCCGAGGATATGAAGCGGCTCTGTCCGCTCCGCATTTCCCATATTCAGAAGCATCCCCGGCAGTCCGGAAATGTGATCCGCGTGATAATGCGTGAAGCAGATAAAATCGATCGGATTCGGTGACCAGCCCTTCTCCTTCATCGCGATCTGCGTTCCCTCTCCGCAGTCGATCAGCAGATTACTGCCGCTCGAGCGGAGCATCAGGCTCGTCAGCCAGCGATTCGGAAGCGGCATCATACCGCCGGTTCCCAGCAAACAAACATCTAACATACTGTTCCCTCTGTGTCTGCAATATTACTGTATAAGTCCCCCAAGCAGCAAGCACGTGACTACCCGTATCCGCACGGACAGGCACATATTTACCGGATTTATGAAAGCGAAAGCCGCAGCACCGCAGCATCCTCGGTCGGATCGCTGTAGTAAGCGCGGCGGATATACTGCTCTGCAAAGCCCTTCTTCCGGTAGAGCTCCCGTGCCGCTCGATTGCCGACGCGAACCTCCAGGAAAATGCTGCTGCCGGAGCGCAGTCGTGTATCCTCTATCATTCGATCCATCAGGCAGCTCCCCAATCCCTTCCCTCGGAACGCCTCTGCAATGCAGATCTCCTGCACCTCCGCCTCCGGCCCGAGACAGCGAAGCAGAGAAAAGCCTGCGAAGCGCCCCCGTACCCGGATCACATAGGGATAGTCATAGCGGCTCTCGATAGCATGGAGAAAATCCCGTTCCTTCCACGCCATCGCACCGAAGCTCTTTATCGAGAGCTGCAGCACCTCCAGGATATCCGCCTCCGTCATTTCCTGTATTTTACTATATAAGTCCCTGTCAGGCGGCATGGGAACGCCATGCTTGCATGAGCGGACATTCCCGGCATCCGACAGGACAGCAGGTATGCAGGACTTATAGGATTGATGGTGCGGAAGCTTTTCGCATAGGATTTTCATAGACTCTCTTCATTTTCATAGCCGCTGCGCCCGCCGATCCGGTAATTTCGCGGCAAGCTCCTGTCCAGGGTACGCTCCGCGCTGTCGGCATTGTTCTGATGCAGCATATCGAACTCCCGAAGTCCCTGCCGTTCTCTCTCCCGTTCCGCCTGCGGCTTCCGCACATAGCTGAGTGTGAAGTCCCCGCTTTCCACTGTTTTTCCGCGCTCAAGCATTCGCTCGCCGAGGAGGGCAATGGAGCCCGCCCGCTGCAGCAGGTTCCCGGCGGATGCGAAGCTGTGCTCCGCAGTCATGTTCGACTCGATATATGCCCGGTAGACCGCCACGCCGTCTCCCAGAAAGAGGTGCTTTCCCCCCTCTCTGTTCAGCCGCGCTACCAGCTCCTCGATCGAAACCGCCTCTTCTTCGCCCCGCAGCACTCCCCCGAGATATTCCGCCGTATAGACCTGATGCCGGCGTGCATCCATGATCGGATGCACGAACCGCTCCGACTCCGCCACGTTCCGGCAGAGCCCCTCCAGCGTACTCACCGCCGCCATCGGAATGCCATAGGCAAGCGCAATCCCCTTTCCGCTCGCCGCACCGATCCGAAGTCCCGTAAAAGAGCCGGGCCCCGCGCTGACAGCAACGAGCGAAAGCGCCTCACAGCGTCTCCCGCAGCGAGCAAACAGTTCCTGTATCATCGGAAGCAGCGTCTCCGAATGCGTCAGCCCGATATTCGTGCTGTATTCTCCCAGCAGCACCCCATCCTCTGCCAGCGCACAGCTCGCCGTACGCCCGGAGGAATCGATTCCCAAAGTCAGCATGATTATCCTTTCTCCTGTCAAAGCGAAGTATCAGCTCCGCTCTTCCCGCGCCGCGCCGGTTTTCCCTCTCTCCAGAAGCTCGATCCGCCGGTAATCAAATCCCTTCTCCGGCTCCTTCGTAATGCGGAGCCAGTCTGCCTCTTCCGGAATCAGCCCTGCAACCCGCTCCGGCCATTCGATCACGCACACGCCCTTCCCGTAGAAATAGTCCTCATAGCCGATTTCCAGAAGCTCCGATTCCTCCCCCAGCCGATACATATCGAAGTGGTAAAGCGGCAGTCTGCCCTCATACTCCTTCACGATCGTGAAGGTCGGAGAATTTACATAATCCGAAACCCCCAGCCCGTGGGCGAAGCCCTGCGTAAATACCGTCTTGCCGACTCCCAGATCCCCGTCCAGACAGAGGACACTCCCCGCAACCGCTTCCCGTCCCAGCCTTTCTCCCAACGCGAAGGTTTCCTTCGCGGAATTCGTTTCGTATACCATTTCTCCTGTCCTCCGCAGCAGAGTCCCCGTGCCGAAAGTTTCGGTGCCGTCAATCTTATAAGTCCTGCGCGGCGTTCCGCACGCTTTTTAGGCATCACGCCCTTTGACACGTAGCTTTTTCGATTTCATCAGCATCTCCCTGACAGGGGGACTTATACAGTAAGAGGCGAAGCTGAACCGGAGCGGTTCCGAACCTCGCCTCTTTGACTATTCTGCCGTTCAGCACCTTTTCCGTCCTTATGCCTCGGTCTCGGATCGACGCGCCCGCATGAAGTGGAAAATCCGCCTGCCGGTTTTCGCCTCAAACTCCTTATGGTTTTCGAGGAAATCAGACTCGAACATCAGATCCGTCAGAATGCCGAACTCGTCACTCCTGCCGTCCAGCAGCACCGGCTGAAATGCAGCGCCCGTATCGAGGAAAAGCTCCCGGATATCCGACTCGATCCCCTCCGGCATTCCCTCAATCCGGATCAGATAGCGGAAGGCATTGCTGCCCATCGGCTCAATTTCAATCATCCGCTCCGACCAGCCGATCCCCTGGAAATGCTGCTTGTGCCGAACTGCCGCAATGATATCTGAAACCACTGCCGATGCCGTCGGAAGCTTCCCCGCCCCCATCCCGTAGAGCATTGTCGTGCCGAGACAGTTCCCGACAATGCGGATGCCGTTAAAGACACCGTCCACCGGATAAAGAGGGTCTGCCCGATCGATCAGAAGGGGCGCGACATAGGCGAAATACCTGTCCTCCACCTCCTGCACGGAACCCAGCAGGCGAATGTTCATATTCAGTTTTTCCGCATACATAAAGTCAATAGCGGAGACATTGCGGATCCCCTCGGTATAGATATCCTCATGACGGCAGCGGTTGCCGGACGCCATGGACAGAAGGATCGCAGTCTTTCTGGAGGTGTCGAAGCCGTCGATATCCGCGCTTGGGTCGCGCTCCGCATAGCCGAGACGCTGCGCCTCCTTCAGTGTGTCTGCGAAGCTGCTGCCATCCTCCCGCATCCGTGTCAGAATGTAATTGGTCGTCCCGTTCAGAATCCCCGTAATCTCTGTCAGCTTCTCTCCGGCATAGTTATGATAGATCGTGCGGATGACCGGAATCCCGCCGCCCACAGCAGCCTCAAAATAGAAGTTGCAGTTATGCTCTCTCGCAGTGAGAATCAGCTTCGAGCCGCAGGCATCAACCACAGCCTTGTTGGAGCTGATCACATGCTTTCCCTTTTCCAGGCAGCGCTTGATGAATTCATACGCAGGATGGATGCCCCCCATGGTCTCTACCACCAGTTCGACCTCCGGATCATTCTCGATCACAGAAAAATCATGAATCAGCTTTTCCTGATGCTCCGGAATCTCCTCCCGAAGATCCAACACATATTTCAGCTCGATCGCTTCCCCAACCTTTCTGACGATCTGATCCTGATTGATCCTGAGAACCTCCGCTACGCCGGAACCGATGACTCCATAGCCCATGATCGCTGCTTTCATACCTCTTCTCCTGTCCCTTATCCTTATCCTTGTGCACTCGTCCCGCTCAGCCTGCTCTCCTGCGCGAGGATCTTCACATACTGCACATGCTCCATGGCCTCAATCTCACGAATCATTCCCGAAATGTCCTTGGTCTCGCTGCTGATCTCCGCAGAAACCGTCAGCGTCGCAACATTATTCACGGGAATAGACTGGTGGATCGTCAGAATATTCGCCTCATATGCTGCCATCTTCGAGCAAACCCTGGATATCCCTCCCAGCTCGTCGATCATCTGTATCACCAGTGTCACTGTCTTCCCCTTGGAATTGTCATAGAAGGGAAGAATATCATCCTTGTATTTGTAGTAGGAGGAGCGGGAAATCCCCGCCTGCTCCGTCGCATCGGCAATGCTCAGCTTCTCCGCGCTCTGCAGCAGTCGTTTCACCTCCACGACTCTCCGGAGTACCTCCGGCAGTGCATTCGCGCGCACCACATAGTAATCCGACTCCTGTGTCATCAGTCGCCACCCTGCACCTTGCGATCCGGACAGCCGAGCTGCATCCATTTCAGATAGGCGGTAATGAAGCGGTCAATGTCGCCGTCCAGCACCGCGTCGGTATTGCCTGTCTCCTCTCCGGAGCGGAGATCCTTGACCATGCGGTAGGGCTGAAGGACATAGGAACGGATCTGGGAGCCCCAGCCGTTCTCCTTGACCTCGCCGCGGATCCCTGCGAGCTTCTCCTCCTGCTCCTGCTTCTCCTTCATGAAGAGCTTCGCCTTCAGCATCTGCATCGCCTTCTCACGGTTCTGGATCTGAGAACGCTCCTCCTGGCACGCCGCCACGAAGCCGGTCGGAATGTGGATCAGCCGGACGGCAGAGGAGGTCTTGTTAATATGCTGCCCGCCTGCGCCGGAGGAACGGAACACCTCCATCTTGATATCCTCGTCACGGATCTCAATGTCGATATCCGTGTCGATATCCGGCATAACATCACAGGAAACAAAGGAGGTCTGCCGCTTACTCTGCGCGTTGAAGGGAGAAATCCGCACGAGACGATGAATCCCCATTTCCGAACGAAGATAGCCGTAGGCATAGTCACCGTCGATCTCGATCGTCACCGACTTGATGCCCGCCTCATCTCCCTCCAGATAATCCAGCACCTTGACCGTATAGCCGTGCCGCTCCGCCCATCTGGTATACATACGATAAAGCATCCCCGCCCAGTCATTGGACTCGGTGCCGCCCGCGCCCGCATTGAGACGCAGGATCGCATTCATATTATCGTACTCGCCGGACAGCAGCAGCTTCGTGCTCATCGCATCGAGTGTCTCCGAGAACGCCGCGAGCTCCTCCCGCACCTCTGTGACGAGCCCTGCATCCTCCTCCTCCTGCCCCATCTCGATCAGCGCCTCGATGTCCTCATAGGACTGCACGAGCCTCCGGTAGCCCTCGACATCATCCTTCAGATGCCGCGCCTCCGTGGAAAGCCGGTTCGCTTTCTCGGCGTCTGTCCAGAAATCCGGCTCCTCCATCATTCGATCCAGCTCGACGATCCGCTTCTCTTTGTTTTCCAGATCAAGAGACTCCCCGAGATGACGGAGTGGCTCCTTTTTCTGCCCCAGCTCATATTTAAACTGATCAAACTCTATCATATCAAAGCTCCTTTGCCGGCTGCTGCGCCAGTCTCTCGAAGAGCTCCGCGCCGTGACAGTTCTTGAATTTCTTGCCGGAGCCGCACGGACAGGGATCGTTCGGATAGACCTTCCGTGCCTGTCGTCTCACCGGCTTCTTCGCCGCGCTCTCATCCCGGTTCGTACCGGTCGGCTTCGCCACCTGCTCCCGCTCGACCTTCTGCTCGATCTTGATGTGGTAGAGCACGCGGATCGTCTCCTCCTGTATGGCTCTCGTCATCTCCTGAAACATCTCATAGCCCGTGATCTTGTACTCGACCAGCGGATCCTTCTGCCCGTATGCCTGCAGACCGATGCCGTCACGCAGCAGATCCATATCATCTATATGGCTCATCCACTTCTGGTCGATCACACGAAGCAGCATGACGCGCTCTACCTCCCGCATCTGCTCCGGATTCGGAAACTCTGCCTCCTTCCGCTCATACAGACGGATCGCCTCTTCCTTCAGCATCTGCCGGAACTCGCTCTTCGTCATCGTCTCATACTGCTCCTCGGTAAGCTGCAGCTTCGGGAGCGGAATGATGGACATCAGCGTATCGTTAAGCCCGCTCAGATCCCAGTCCTTCGCGGTCTGCTCCTCCGCGATGTTGGCATCCACATAGTTGTCCACCGTATCAGTGATAAACTTGATGATGAGCGGGCGCATATTGTCGCCCTCCAGCACCTTTTCGCGCTCTCCGTAGATGACGTCTCTCTGCTCGTTATTCACCTCATCATACTTCAGCAGGTTCTCACGGATGCCGTAGTTATTGAGCTCGATTTTCTCCTGTGCACGTTCGATGGCATTGGAAAGCATCTTGTGATGAATCTGCTCCCCGTCCGGGACGCGCAGCATTTCAAACATCCCCATCAACCGCTCTGAGCCGAAGAGACGCATCAGATCGTCCTCAAGGGAAATGTAGAACTGCGACTGTCCGACATCGCCCTGCCGTCCGGAACGTCCGCGAAGCTGGTTGTCGATACGACGGGACTCGTGCCGCTCCGTACCGATGATATGCAGCCCGCCCGCCGCCTTCGCCTCCTCATCGAGCTTGATATCGGTGCCGCGCCCTGCCATGTTCGTCGCGATCGTCACCGCACCGTGTGTGCCCGCATCCGCGATGATCGCCGCCTCCTGCTCATGGAACTTCGCGTTCAGCACATTGTGTTTGATGCCGCGCTTCTTCAGCATGGAGGACAGCATCTCCGAGGTCTCGATCGCGATCGTGCCGACGAGCACCGGCGCACCTGTCTCATGGATCCGCTCAATCTCATCCACGACCGCTCTGAACTTCTCCTTCTTTGACTTGTATACCGCATCATCCAGATCGATTCGCTGAATCGGACGATTGGTCGGGATCTGAATGACATCCATGGAATAGATGTTCCGGAACTCCTTCTCCTCGGTCTGCGCCGTACCGGTCATGCCGGATTTCTTCTCAAACTTATTGAAGAAATTCTGGAAGGTGATCGTCGCGAGCGTTCTGGACTCACGCTTCACATTGACATGCTCCTTCGCCTCGATCGCCTGATGCAGTCCGTCGGAATAACGGCGTCCCGGCATGATCCGTCCGGTAAACTCGTCGACAATCAGAATCTCGTCATCCTTTACGACATAGTCCTTATCCCTGTGCATCAGATTATTGGCGCGCAGCGCCAGAATGATATTGTGCTGGATCTCGAGATTCTCCGCATCCGCGAGATTCTCGATATGGAAGTACTTCTCAACCTTTTCCACGCCCTGCTGGGTGAGGTTTACCGTCTTCTCCTTTTCATTGACAATAAAGTCTCCGCTCTCCTCGATCTCCTCACCGAGGATCGCATTGATCTTCGAGAACTCCGCGGATTCCTCTCCTCTCTCGAGCTGCCGTGCCAGAACATCACAGACCTCGTAGAGCTTCGTGGACTTGCCGGACTGTCCGGAGATGATAAGCGGTGTTCTCGCCTCATCGATCAGGATCGAGTCGATCTCATCGATGATGCAGTAATGCAGCCCGCGCAGTACCTGCTGGTTCTTGTAGATCGCCATATTGTCACGGAGATAGTCGAAGCCGAGCTCATTGTTCGTCACATAGGTGATATCACAGCGGTATGCCGCCTGTCTCTGCTCTGCGCTCATTTCATTGAGAATCACGCCGACGCTCAGCCCCAGAAACTCATGAACCTTCCCCATCCACTCCGCGTCACGCTTCGCGAGGTAATCATTGACCGTGACAATATGGCAGCCCTTTCCCTCCAGCGCGTTGAGATACGCCGGACAGGTGGAAACCAGCGTCTTTCCCTCTCCGGTACGCATCTCCGCAATGCGCCCCTGATGCAGCACCACGCCGCCGATCAGCTGTACCGGATAATGCTGCATCCCGAGAACTCTTTTGGAGGCCTCCCGCACCGTCGCGAACGCCTCCGGCAGGAGATCATCCAGTGTTTCGCCGTTCGCGAGCCGTTCCTTGAACTTCGGGGTCTGCCCCCGGAGCTCCGCATCGGACATCGCCGTCATCTGCTGATCCAGCGAAAGAATCTCATCGATCCTCGGCTGGATCAGCTTCAGCTCCCGCTCCGAATGAGTTCCGAATATTCTCTCAAAAAGATTCATTGAGTATTGCTCCTTTATCCTGATTCTGCCTCGACCAGGCAAATGATACACTTACGGTTATAACTTGTAAAGTCTACCACTAAGCCCACGGTAATTCAAGGCGGAATCCCCCGCAGGACACAAACATTTCATCCTTTCACAGAAATTTCAGAATTGCGGCGGCGGAATTAAAAGATTATTTTATTTTCCGCACATTTATTTATGGAGAAATTTTTCAAAAAGTGCTATACTGTATTCATCACAAAGGAGAGTCACGGAGCGCTGCTTCGAAACCGCTCTCCGAGGAAGGAGTATCTTTTATGAGATTCAGTATCACAGGCAGAACGATTACCGTAACCGATGGCTTACGCAATATGGTGGAGAAAAAGCTGGGAAAGCTGGACAAGTTCTTCAAAGCGGATACCCTCTGCAATGTCACTCTTTCCACTCAGAAGGATATGCAGAAGATCGAGGTGACGATCCCGGTAAAGGGCACCGTGATCCGCGCCGAGCAGGAAACGACGGATATGTATCAGTCCATCGATCTCGTGGAGGATCTCATCGAGCGCCAAATCCGCAGATACAGGAAAAAGCTCATCGACCGGAAGCAGAGCGTACATGCTTTCACGGACGACTTCCTCTCCGATACCGAGGAGCCGGAGGAGCCGGAAATCCGCATCGTTCGCACGAAGCAGTTTGACCTGAAGCCGATGACCGCAGAGGAGGCCTGCCTCCAGATGGAGCTGGTCGGACACAGTTTCTTCGTATTTCAGGATGGAGATACCGGCAAGGTTCATGTCGTATACAAGAGAAAGGGCAATACCTACGGGCTGATCGCGCCGGAGATATGAGGAAAGAAGCAACAGAGGGGCTGCCGGCGGCAGCCCCT encodes:
- a CDS encoding ribonuclease Z, which encodes MLDVCLLGTGGMMPLPNRWLTSLMLRSSGSNLLIDCGEGTQIAMKEKGWSPNPIDFICFTHYHADHISGLPGMLLNMGNAERTEPLHILGPKGLRRVVDGLRVIAPELPFPILYHEFTEPTERFMLGPYIIDAFKLNHKIICYGYRVSIRRLGLFDAERARAQGIPVYCWNRLQHGETVTDKGNVYTPDMVMGAERRGISVCYCTDSRPVPIIAEMARDVDLFICEGMYGEREKQENARRNRHMMMQEAAELGAKAQPREMWFTHYSPSEMRPEQYKEEIRRIFPVKFARDGWTRELRFEETQAEGQDGREK
- the rimI gene encoding ribosomal protein S18-alanine N-acetyltransferase, which codes for MTEADILEVLQLSIKSFGAMAWKERDFLHAIESRYDYPYVIRVRGRFAGFSLLRCLGPEAEVQEICIAEAFRGKGLGSCLMDRMIEDTRLRSGSSIFLEVRVGNRAARELYRKKGFAEQYIRRAYYSDPTEDAAVLRLSLS
- the tsaB gene encoding tRNA (adenosine(37)-N6)-threonylcarbamoyltransferase complex dimerization subunit type 1 TsaB produces the protein MLTLGIDSSGRTASCALAEDGVLLGEYSTNIGLTHSETLLPMIQELFARCGRRCEALSLVAVSAGPGSFTGLRIGAASGKGIALAYGIPMAAVSTLEGLCRNVAESERFVHPIMDARRHQVYTAEYLGGVLRGEEEAVSIEELVARLNREGGKHLFLGDGVAVYRAYIESNMTAEHSFASAGNLLQRAGSIALLGERMLERGKTVESGDFTLSYVRKPQAERERERQGLREFDMLHQNNADSAERTLDRSLPRNYRIGGRSGYENEESL
- the tsaE gene encoding tRNA (adenosine(37)-N6)-threonylcarbamoyltransferase complex ATPase subunit type 1 TsaE codes for the protein MVYETNSAKETFALGERLGREAVAGSVLCLDGDLGVGKTVFTQGFAHGLGVSDYVNSPTFTIVKEYEGRLPLYHFDMYRLGEESELLEIGYEDYFYGKGVCVIEWPERVAGLIPEEADWLRITKEPEKGFDYRRIELLERGKTGAAREERS
- a CDS encoding homoserine dehydrogenase, which translates into the protein MKAAIMGYGVIGSGVAEVLRINQDQIVRKVGEAIELKYVLDLREEIPEHQEKLIHDFSVIENDPEVELVVETMGGIHPAYEFIKRCLEKGKHVISSNKAVVDACGSKLILTAREHNCNFYFEAAVGGGIPVIRTIYHNYAGEKLTEITGILNGTTNYILTRMREDGSSFADTLKEAQRLGYAERDPSADIDGFDTSRKTAILLSMASGNRCRHEDIYTEGIRNVSAIDFMYAEKLNMNIRLLGSVQEVEDRYFAYVAPLLIDRADPLYPVDGVFNGIRIVGNCLGTTMLYGMGAGKLPTASAVVSDIIAAVRHKQHFQGIGWSERMIEIEPMGSNAFRYLIRIEGMPEGIESDIRELFLDTGAAFQPVLLDGRSDEFGILTDLMFESDFLENHKEFEAKTGRRIFHFMRARRSETEA
- a CDS encoding ACT domain-containing protein → MTQESDYYVVRANALPEVLRRVVEVKRLLQSAEKLSIADATEQAGISRSSYYKYKDDILPFYDNSKGKTVTLVIQMIDELGGISRVCSKMAAYEANILTIHQSIPVNNVATLTVSAEISSETKDISGMIREIEAMEHVQYVKILAQESRLSGTSAQG
- the prfB gene encoding peptide chain release factor 2 — translated: MIEFDQFKYELGQKKEPLRHLGESLDLENKEKRIVELDRMMEEPDFWTDAEKANRLSTEARHLKDDVEGYRRLVQSYEDIEALIEMGQEEEDAGLVTEVREELAAFSETLDAMSTKLLLSGEYDNMNAILRLNAGAGGTESNDWAGMLYRMYTRWAERHGYTVKVLDYLEGDEAGIKSVTIEIDGDYAYGYLRSEMGIHRLVRISPFNAQSKRQTSFVSCDVMPDIDTDIDIEIRDEDIKMEVFRSSGAGGQHINKTSSAVRLIHIPTGFVAACQEERSQIQNREKAMQMLKAKLFMKEKQEQEEKLAGIRGEVKENGWGSQIRSYVLQPYRMVKDLRSGEETGNTDAVLDGDIDRFITAYLKWMQLGCPDRKVQGGD
- the secA gene encoding preprotein translocase subunit SecA: MNLFERIFGTHSERELKLIQPRIDEILSLDQQMTAMSDAELRGQTPKFKERLANGETLDDLLPEAFATVREASKRVLGMQHYPVQLIGGVVLHQGRIAEMRTGEGKTLVSTCPAYLNALEGKGCHIVTVNDYLAKRDAEWMGKVHEFLGLSVGVILNEMSAEQRQAAYRCDITYVTNNELGFDYLRDNMAIYKNQQVLRGLHYCIIDEIDSILIDEARTPLIISGQSGKSTKLYEVCDVLARQLERGEESAEFSKINAILGEEIEESGDFIVNEKEKTVNLTQQGVEKVEKYFHIENLADAENLEIQHNIILALRANNLMHRDKDYVVKDDEILIVDEFTGRIMPGRRYSDGLHQAIEAKEHVNVKRESRTLATITFQNFFNKFEKKSGMTGTAQTEEKEFRNIYSMDVIQIPTNRPIQRIDLDDAVYKSKKEKFRAVVDEIERIHETGAPVLVGTIAIETSEMLSSMLKKRGIKHNVLNAKFHEQEAAIIADAGTHGAVTIATNMAGRGTDIKLDEEAKAAGGLHIIGTERHESRRIDNQLRGRSGRQGDVGQSQFYISLEDDLMRLFGSERLMGMFEMLRVPDGEQIHHKMLSNAIERAQEKIELNNYGIRENLLKYDEVNNEQRDVIYGEREKVLEGDNMRPLIIKFITDTVDNYVDANIAEEQTAKDWDLSGLNDTLMSIIPLPKLQLTEEQYETMTKSEFRQMLKEEAIRLYERKEAEFPNPEQMREVERVMLLRVIDQKWMSHIDDMDLLRDGIGLQAYGQKDPLVEYKITGYEMFQEMTRAIQEETIRVLYHIKIEQKVEREQVAKPTGTNRDESAAKKPVRRQARKVYPNDPCPCGSGKKFKNCHGAELFERLAQQPAKEL
- the hpf gene encoding ribosome hibernation-promoting factor, HPF/YfiA family, which encodes MRFSITGRTITVTDGLRNMVEKKLGKLDKFFKADTLCNVTLSTQKDMQKIEVTIPVKGTVIRAEQETTDMYQSIDLVEDLIERQIRRYRKKLIDRKQSVHAFTDDFLSDTEEPEEPEIRIVRTKQFDLKPMTAEEACLQMELVGHSFFVFQDGDTGKVHVVYKRKGNTYGLIAPEI